The Primulina eburnea isolate SZY01 chromosome 13, ASM2296580v1, whole genome shotgun sequence genome includes a region encoding these proteins:
- the LOC140809712 gene encoding uncharacterized protein — protein sequence MNKPPFKRGATVSQPNMATTEEEKFDPIKEFSDDPAAYEIHYYNNAIFALKGSKEELKYPYLISGCLNCCHVDKDLKGLSPIHIAQSYLIKDLQPILGRKTRDYFETILVETGSVEIQHMDRNRDFAFSKMIIKKIIPAANWGLPLGQARQLNTFQAMPNMFNYHDYIMAWDTTLIYESSQRKHSWWIKFQLYDIHQFIPTWFKTFFFSWGVMPSILPRNVKNIWIKFQQANIQFDGLTAMIQFAINYNIPWIIRWEYGLQEMVKEKFEIKFARTILIRKILIKWWGKETSSQKEKFYDRRGVIALGPARETMKNLNHDISYQTTLLKEIFQHLDKNTITFMFSEVFGEKSNLSTQASTSTSSKGKEKTEDDTPMKDQDNPEQDAQDPYDGDDDIFALLNA from the coding sequence ATGAATAAACCACCTTTTAAAAGAGGTGCAACAGTTTCCCAGCCTAATATGGCTACTACAGAGGAAGAGAAATTTGACCCTATTAAAGAATTCTCAGACGATCCTGCTGCATATGAAattcattattataataatgcaaTATTTGCATTAAAAGGTTCAAAAGAAGAATTAAAATATCCCTACTTAATTTCAGGATGTCTAAATTGTTGTCATGTTGATAAAGACCTAAAAGGTCTATCACCAATCCATATAGCTCAAagctatttaattaaagatttacAACCCATATTGGGAAGAAAAACTAGAGATTATTTTGAAACAATCCTAGTAgaaactggttcagttgaaataCAACATATGGATCGCAACAGAGATTTCGCATTTTCTAAAATGATTATAAAGAAAATTATCCCAGCAGCTAATTGGGGTTTACCTCTTGGTCAAGCTAGGCAATTGAACACTTTTCAGGCAATGCCAAATATGTTCAATTATCATGATTATATCATGGCCTGGGATACAACTCTTATATACGAGAGTTCTCAACGCAAACATTCTTGGTGGATAAAATTCCAATTATATGATATTCATCAGTTTATCCCTACTTGGTTTAAAACTTTCTTCTTTTCATGGGGGGTAATGCCCTCTATTCTTCCGAGAAATGTTAAAAATATATGGATTAAATTTCAACAAGCAAATATACAATTTGATGGATTGACAGCCATGATTCAATTTgctataaattataatattccCTGGATCATACGATGGGAATATGGACTCCAAGAAATGGTTAAAGAAAAGTTCGAAATCAAATTCGCCCGTACTATCTTAAtcagaaaaattttaataaaatggtGGGGAAAAGAGACTTCTTCGCAGAAGGAAAAGTTTTATGATCGACGAGGGGTAATTGCTTTAGGACCAGCCAGAGAGACTATGAAAAATTTAAATCATGACATCTCATATCAGACTACATTACTTAAAGAGATTTTCCAACATTTGGATAAAAATACCATTACTTTTATGTTTTCTGAAGTATTtggtgaaaaatcaaatttatcaaCTCAGGCATCGACCTCGACCTCctcaaaaggaaaagaaaagacTGAAGATGATACTCCGATGAAAGATCAAGATAATCCAGAGCAAGATGCTCAAGATCCGTATGATGGAGATGATGACATTTTTGCATTATTGAATGCATAA